In the genome of Sulfurimonas autotrophica DSM 16294, the window TCCGGGACTTGCTGTGACACTTATAGAGGGTGTGACTTTGGCAAAGGCTGTGAGTGTCGCACTTGATATCCCACTTATTAGTGTGAACCACCTTATAGGGCATATTTATTCGCTTTTTATTGAAAAAGAGACGACTTTTCCTTTAACTGTTTTGCTGGTATCTGGTGGACATACACAGGTTATGGAAGTACAGAGCCTGACTGATATTAAAACAATCGCCAAAAGTATGGATGATAGTTTTGGAGAGAGTTTTGACAAAGTAGCAAAGATGATGGGACTTGGTTATCCTGGCGGTCCGGCCATACAAGAACTGGCAAAAGAGGGCGACAGAAAAAGATACGACTTTACCGTTCCGCTGCTTCGCACTCCAAAACTTGCTTTTAGCTACTCAGGGCTAAAAAATGCAGTCAGATTGGCAGTAGAAAAGTCGCAAGAAAAAGATTATAAAGATATAGCGGCTTCATTTGAGCATATTGCAACAAAACATCTTGTGCATAAACTCAAAAAATATTTTCAAACACATCCGCCGAAAAACTTTGCCATTGTCGGCGGTGCAAGCGCTAACCTTTATTTGCGTAAACAGATTGAGGAGTTGTTGGCTCCTTATAATGCAAAGTTACTTTTGAGTGATTTACAGTATTGCTCAGACAACGCGGCAATGATAGGACGCGTAGCCGTAGATATGTATAAACAAGGAATGTTCAGTTCTTTAGAAGCGTTGGATATTACGCCAAAAAGTATCATTTAGCTGAATTTATTCTTAAGCAAAAAGATTTGTTCACTAAATAAGACAAATATTATCCGAATTAAAATATACTTCACTTATCAAAACGCAAAAGAGAGGTTTACGGCTTAAATCACTCAAAAAAATGCAAGTGCATTTTGGGCTTCCTGCCGAAGGCGTAAGTGCCCTCGGGGTGAAACCGAGCGTTCAGAAAAAAATTTAGTTTTTTTCTAAGTCGTGCTTTAGCACAGAAGCGAAAAAGGGAAATGAAAAAGGTTCCCTTAAATTTAAAAAAAGGATATTGAATATGGCAACAACTAAATTCAAAGGTACAGACGTAGAGTTATTAGGAAATGAAGTAAATGTTGGAGATAAAGCTCCTGAGGTTAACGTTGTTAACTCAGAAGGTTTAGGTGACGTAAAAGTTGGTGGAGCTCAAGGTGAGAAACAACTTATAATCGTAGTTCCTTCTTTAGATACAGGTGTATGTGCTACTGAAACTCGTAACTTCAATGCAAAAGCTTCAGAACTTGACGGTGTTAAAACTGTTGTTGTTTCTATGGACCTTCCATTTGCTGCAGGACGTTTTTGTTCAGCTGAAGGAATCGACAAATTAACTGTTGCTTCAGATTTCAGAAACAAAGATTTCGCAAACGCTTACGGTGTACTTTTAGGTGGTTCTCCACTTGCCGGTGTTACTGCAAGAGCTATATTCGTTATTGATGCGAACGGTGTTGTAACGTATAAAGAGATTGTTCCAGAAATTACTGAAGAACCTCAGTATGACGCTGCAATAGAAGCTGCTAAAAAATAGTAACTTCTTCTCTTGCCGCCATTGGTGGCAAACAAATGAAGTGAGCACGTCTCATTTTATTTCTCCTTCTGTTTGTATTTTGAATTTTTTCAAAATACAAACGCTAATTAATCAAAAAATTTAATAATCTCTCTAAAAATCTCTGATATAATTAACAAAATTAATAAAACAGGGGTATCTATGAAAAAAATATTATCTACTATTGCTATGAGCACATTTTTGAGTGTCTCGCTCTGTGCTGATATTACAAAAGTTGAAATCGGTGCAGGTGCATGGGGACAGACACCATCGGGGACAGCTAACTATGACAGAGGTTTAGGAATAACTGGTACAAATACTTTTGATGAGACAAAAGATACATCTCCTTATGTTTGGATGCTTATTAAACATCCGATTCCCGTAGTTCCAAACATCAGACTGGAATATACGAGTATTCATGCAACCGGTAAGGCAAGTGGTTCATGGAATGGTTTAAACGCACCTGCAAACACAAAGAGTGTTTTGGACATTAAAGAGTATGATATTATTCCATACTATAATCTTGTTGACAATACTTTTTGGACAACACTTGATTTGGGACTTGATATAAAAGTATTGGATTTGGATTATAAAGTAGAGCCAAATGGCTTATTTACCGGGTATGAAGACACTTACACAGCACCAATTCCACTTGTATATGCACGAGTGAGAGTAGAAATACCAACAACAAATATTGGACTAGAAGGTGATGCAAAGTATGTGACAACAGGCTCATCAACTATATATGATGCACGCGTAAAAGTTGATTATACATTTAATATTTCGCCAGTTGTGCAACCCGCTCTTGAAATTGGTTACAGAAAACAAAAAATTAAAATAGATGAAAATAATTTGGATGTAAAAACAGATATGGATTTTTCAGGTTTCTTTGCAGGTTTAATGCTGCGTTTTTAATCAAAAAAGAGTTTTTGTCTGCGTGTCGAGTATAATAATTTCTAACTCAAGTTTTATACCAAACTCTTCAAAAACTCTTTTTTGTGCCTCATTTATAAGATAAACGGCATCTTCAAACGTACCGCCGCCGTGATTGACTAAAAAATTTGCATGTTCTGTGCTAAATTCCATATTGCCGACTTTTTTGCCCTTGAGTCCGACTGCTTCTATGAGTCTTCCCGCATAATCTCCCTCAGGATTTTTAAAACAGCTTCCTGCACTTGGCGTCGATGGTTGGTTTACCCGCATAGTTTTAAACATTGCAACTTTTTCTCGGCTGAATCCATATTCTAATTCAAAAGCTGCTTCAAGTATGGGCTCATGAATATTTGTAAATCTATATCCGAAGTTAATTTCTTTTTTTCTCTTGAGCCCGTTAGGCGTTGTAATATATTCAAGATGATTGAAAATTTCAAACTCTTTGAGTCCCGCATTCATATAGACAAGCCCTCCGAGTTTTCCCGGAAGATGAGAAACAAACTCAAAGTTTGTAATATTGTGTTTTTTACAAAAAGAGGCGATTTTTCCAGAGGGTGTAGCGCCGCCGATTTTTAGCAGGTCGTTTTCTATTTTAATATAGTCATATTGTTTGTCCAGCATCATAAGTTTTGGGGGATTTGGGCCAATGAGAGTATTGTTGCATGAGCCTATAAGGTAATAATCATTAATATTTTCAAAATTATTTTGTAAAAGAGCAACATCTACAATGCCTCCGATTTTAAAAGAGGAATATTTTGAAAAATCAATAGTTTTAAACTGCATTACTCGACAAATGTTGGAATCATATTAAAAACGCCGATAGAAAAATCGGTCATTTCATTGAGCATCCACGGCATAGTAAGAACAATGACTATAACAACACCGATGATTTTTGGAATAAAAGAAAGGGTCATCTCATTGATTTGCGTTGTTGCCTGAAATATACTGATAGCAAGACCTGCAAGCATTCCCGTAAGCAGTGCCGGCAGTGCCAAATAAAGTGCTATTTGAAATGTCTGAACGCCTAAACCGATGAGTTTTGCTTCCATTACGACTCTCTTAGTTCTGTGTATTGTGTAGGAATGAGATAATCATGAACATTGACAGGTCTGTCATAAAAGCCATGCTCATAGCCAATTTCAAAGAGTTTATTGATTGCTTCATATTGCACAGGGCTTAAAGTGATTGAATCATCATTTGCATAAAGTTCAAGATATTTCTCAAGCGTCGCTCCATCTATGCGAACCAAATCGCGTTCTAGAAGCATTTGTGAGAGTCTCTCTTTATGATCTCGTGCAACTTGCACGGCTTTTGTGAGGGTATTTTCATAATCAATCGCACGATTAAGCGGAAGTGAACGGCGAATTGCCATCCCGCCAAGAGGCAGAGGTAACTCTTTTCCTGCAAGTTCCTGCCAAATATCCCACATTTCACGCTCGACTTCAAGCTCATCCGCAAAAGTAAGGATGCTCTCATGTATGAGTACACCTGCATCAACTTTTCCCTCTTTGACGGCATCTTCAATTTCTAAGAAATTCATGTAAGTTATTCGTGCGTCAGGGTAAGCTATGCGAAAAAGCATTGCATTTGTTGTATGCTCCCCGCTTAAAGCCACTTTGAAATTACGTTTGAGTTTTTGACCTTTTCTCTTAATTACCTTAGGACCATAACCCTCACCAAAACTTACAGCAGTTCTTAGTGGTGCATATTCTTCTTTTATATGTGGATACAGAGCAAAACTGATGGCTACAATGTCGTATACACCATTAAGTGCATCTTCATTGAGTGTTTGTATATCTTTTGCAATGTTGTCAAAGTGCGTATCTTTCATATCTACCCATCCAAATTTGATGGCATAGTACATAAAAATATCGTCGGCGTCAGGTGAGTGTGCTATAAGAGTTTTTTTCATAGGTTTATTTTATCAAAAAATAGATAAAAGGAACTTTTTGATTAAATTAATAATAATAGGAGTATAATAAATTAACATTATTTTCAATATAAGGAAATAGTTATGAGTAAAAAAGTATTGGTAAAAGTATATGATACATATGATGAGGCTGCTGAAGTTGTGAATAAATTGTTGGAAAACGGCGTACTGAAAAAATATATTTCTGTAATTGCAAAAGGCGAGCAGGAAGAAAAAAATGAATTTGAATATAATAAAAACAGTGAAAATATGATATTTTGGGGTGAACAGGGCGCTTTTTGGGGTGGACTCTGGGGACTACTCAGCGGTGGAATTCTTTTTTGGACTCCGGGAGTCGGACCGATTGTAGCAACTGGACGAATATTGACAGCCATAGCAGGCATGGCAGGCGCTGCTGTGATGTTTGGTGCAACAGGTGCAATGACGGCATGGCTTATTGATTTGGGAATTGAAAAATCTTTAGCAAAAGAGTATGGCGATATGATACAAGACAATAAGATTTTAGTTATCGTTCACGGCGATGAAGATGCCATAGAAATAGCAAAAAAAACTTTAGGCGAAGAGTAAATAATTTTTTATTTCCTTTTTTTTATTTTCTTTGGCTAAAATTCGTCATATTTACATGTAAAAAGAATTTACTTAAAAATATGTCATTTTGTCATAATTTTAAGCAGCTTTATAAATTTTACATAGAATAAGTCTAAATTTCATAATAAGTGAGTCCAAAATGGATGCAAACAAACAAAAATCATTAGACTTGGCGATGAAGCAGATAGATAAAGCCTTCGGAAAAGGTGCCCTGATGCGCCTTGGTGATAAAGATATTGTGCCAATTCAGTCAATTAGTACAGGTTCATTGGGACTTGATTTGGCATTAGGAATAGGCGGTGTACCTCAAGGACGCGTGGTAGAAATATATGGACCTGAGAGTTCGGGTAAAACGACACTTGCTTTACAGATAACAGCTGAGTGTCAAAAAAACGGCGGAGTATGTGCTTTTATAGATGCAGAACATGCTCTTGATGTTGTCTATGCAAAAAACCTCGGTGTAGATATTGACAATCTTTTAGTTTCTCAGCCTGATTACGGCGAGCAGGCACTTGACATTGTAGAAACAATAGCAAGAAGCGGTGCAATTGATCTGATTGTAATAGATTCGGTTGCAGCTTTAACGCCAAAAGTTGAGCTTGAGGGTGAAATGAATGACCAGCAGGTCGGTGTGCAGGCACGTTTAATGTCTAAAGCACTGAGAAAACTTACAGGTGTTTTGAGTAAAATGAACTGTACGGTTATATTTATTAACCAGATTCG includes:
- the tsaD gene encoding tRNA (adenosine(37)-N6)-threonylcarbamoyltransferase complex transferase subunit TsaD, encoding MILSIESSCDDSAISITEIATNKLVFHKKISQELEHSVYGGVVPELAARLHAEALPKILQQCEPYFQDLKAVAVTSSPGLAVTLIEGVTLAKAVSVALDIPLISVNHLIGHIYSLFIEKETTFPLTVLLVSGGHTQVMEVQSLTDIKTIAKSMDDSFGESFDKVAKMMGLGYPGGPAIQELAKEGDRKRYDFTVPLLRTPKLAFSYSGLKNAVRLAVEKSQEKDYKDIAASFEHIATKHLVHKLKKYFQTHPPKNFAIVGGASANLYLRKQIEELLAPYNAKLLLSDLQYCSDNAAMIGRVAVDMYKQGMFSSLEALDITPKSII
- the tpx gene encoding thiol peroxidase, which produces MATTKFKGTDVELLGNEVNVGDKAPEVNVVNSEGLGDVKVGGAQGEKQLIIVVPSLDTGVCATETRNFNAKASELDGVKTVVVSMDLPFAAGRFCSAEGIDKLTVASDFRNKDFANAYGVLLGGSPLAGVTARAIFVIDANGVVTYKEIVPEITEEPQYDAAIEAAKK
- a CDS encoding TIGR04219 family outer membrane beta-barrel protein, with product MKKILSTIAMSTFLSVSLCADITKVEIGAGAWGQTPSGTANYDRGLGITGTNTFDETKDTSPYVWMLIKHPIPVVPNIRLEYTSIHATGKASGSWNGLNAPANTKSVLDIKEYDIIPYYNLVDNTFWTTLDLGLDIKVLDLDYKVEPNGLFTGYEDTYTAPIPLVYARVRVEIPTTNIGLEGDAKYVTTGSSTIYDARVKVDYTFNISPVVQPALEIGYRKQKIKIDENNLDVKTDMDFSGFFAGLMLRF
- a CDS encoding UDP-N-acetylmuramate dehydrogenase, with the translated sequence MQFKTIDFSKYSSFKIGGIVDVALLQNNFENINDYYLIGSCNNTLIGPNPPKLMMLDKQYDYIKIENDLLKIGGATPSGKIASFCKKHNITNFEFVSHLPGKLGGLVYMNAGLKEFEIFNHLEYITTPNGLKRKKEINFGYRFTNIHEPILEAAFELEYGFSREKVAMFKTMRVNQPSTPSAGSCFKNPEGDYAGRLIEAVGLKGKKVGNMEFSTEHANFLVNHGGGTFEDAVYLINEAQKRVFEEFGIKLELEIIILDTQTKTLF
- the fliQ gene encoding flagellar biosynthesis protein FliQ, whose translation is MEAKLIGLGVQTFQIALYLALPALLTGMLAGLAISIFQATTQINEMTLSFIPKIIGVVIVIVLTMPWMLNEMTDFSIGVFNMIPTFVE
- a CDS encoding menaquinone biosynthesis family protein, with the protein product MKKTLIAHSPDADDIFMYYAIKFGWVDMKDTHFDNIAKDIQTLNEDALNGVYDIVAISFALYPHIKEEYAPLRTAVSFGEGYGPKVIKRKGQKLKRNFKVALSGEHTTNAMLFRIAYPDARITYMNFLEIEDAVKEGKVDAGVLIHESILTFADELEVEREMWDIWQELAGKELPLPLGGMAIRRSLPLNRAIDYENTLTKAVQVARDHKERLSQMLLERDLVRIDGATLEKYLELYANDDSITLSPVQYEAINKLFEIGYEHGFYDRPVNVHDYLIPTQYTELRES
- a CDS encoding general stress protein, whose translation is MSKKVLVKVYDTYDEAAEVVNKLLENGVLKKYISVIAKGEQEEKNEFEYNKNSENMIFWGEQGAFWGGLWGLLSGGILFWTPGVGPIVATGRILTAIAGMAGAAVMFGATGAMTAWLIDLGIEKSLAKEYGDMIQDNKILVIVHGDEDAIEIAKKTLGEE
- the recA gene encoding recombinase RecA: MDANKQKSLDLAMKQIDKAFGKGALMRLGDKDIVPIQSISTGSLGLDLALGIGGVPQGRVVEIYGPESSGKTTLALQITAECQKNGGVCAFIDAEHALDVVYAKNLGVDIDNLLVSQPDYGEQALDIVETIARSGAIDLIVIDSVAALTPKVELEGEMNDQQVGVQARLMSKALRKLTGVLSKMNCTVIFINQIRMKIGMMGYGSPETTTGGNALKFYASVRIDVRRIASLKQGESQIGNRVKAKVIKNKVAPPFRQAEFDIMFGEGISKEGELVDYGVKLDIVDKSGAWFSYGETKLGQGRENVKAKFKDEPELASEIEEKIKQAMGMSSLMTMDTSEIAEADA